TTCATAAGATCGGGACAATCGAGGTTCGAGGCAAAGAGATATCCCTGGGAAACGGGAAGCGTTCCTTCCGTACGGTTTAATCCCGACAGCGGAGGGACAATTGCCATCCGAATCTCAGGAGGAAGTTTTGAAGGCGAAAGCGTGCGAAGTGGCGTAGGTATTTACTTTCCGACGATTATAAGAATCTCCGCAAATGTTGCGGAGAGTTCCTCGTCACTCGTAGAGTATAACCGGAAACCAGACACTCTATCGGAAGCAGCGGTGTCCACATTGGACACCGCTATAGAAATCTCTGGAAAGGCTTATGCATCTTTGTTCCGCACGATTTCAATTTTAAAACTACCTTCTGAGATTCAGGCAGCTTGGAGGGTCAATGCAACGATTGCAACGATGTGCCTATTGTCTCTTCCTGGCCGGGAAAAGTTATTGAAATAACGAAGGATGTCCCCACCATTTCTACAGACTGTTTTGAATGGCCCTGTTCCGTAAATGTTCTTCAAATTTGGTTTGTAAAGCAGAAGGGATAGCAAGCATCCGGAATCCTCCGATTTCTATATAATCTTAAAATTGACATGATATACGGAAAGATAAAATAAATTGTTGTAAATAATTTGCCAAGAGATTATACATTATTATATTAACAATTTAAGTTGTAACTGAGAGGCCAGGAGACCATAATCTGTATAGACAACACATGCATTGTTATTGCATAGAGCCACGAAAGAATGATTGATTTGTGGAATTAGTCAGAAACTATAGAATAACTTGTTCTCCCGGCGCTTCGCGCCGCGAGAATCGGGGCAGTTAAGCCGTCAACTCCTTCCCGTCGTTCCGCTTCGGGAGAACAAGGAGTTAAAGACCGATGCCCCTTCGGGGCACGGCTTAACTGCCCCGATTACACCCCAATAGTAAACGCGGATGGTGAAATGAGAATAGGTTTTGCAGATCAGAAACTTCCGGGAAAGCGACACATCTCATTCGTGGAGCTGATTTCTCGTTCCTCGACGTGGCACATAGTGCTTGTGGGCATGTTGCTGTACATTTTGCCCGTCGTGGTCATCAGCTTGAGTGAGGCCCTCTTCCTTTGTGCTGGCAACCCATTGGTGTACTGCGAGGAGCAACCAGCCGGTCTGCTTGAATTACTCTACTTCAACTTTGTCACGATCATAACTATTGGCTATGGAGATCTGCATCCGGTAAGCTGGGGACGCCTCTTCTCGGTAATAGAGGGTATTATTGGTGTAGGAGTTTTTGGGCTACTTGTTGCGGCCATAACAACCAAACTCTTGTCACTTCGTGATAATTCGGTTGTGTTTTCACGCTACGGTTACTATTGTACGGATGAGCAACGGTTTCTCTTAGTCTTTGTGAATACTACAAACACCTATATGGTCAATGTAGATATGACCTCCTATTTCAAGCTTGGGGGAGACTGGGGTGTGAGGCCTCCCATTCGAACACCATTTATCACCACATCTGTGCAGACTTTTTTCCTCGATGAAGAACGGCTGGAGGATATTGTCAACTTGTTGCAGGAGGGTGACGTCTTTCGTTTTGGTATATCAGGTTCGCTGGGATTGTCTACCTATTCGGTGGCTGTCCAGTACCATGCGGACGAAATCGTTGTCATTCCCAATCGCAAAGAGCTCACTCAGTATCAGGGTTTTCACTCCCCAGATTTTCAGTCGGTTGACATATCGCAAATGTTCCATTATCGGCCAACTGGGTCTTTAACCCTAAGTGAGTACGTAGATCGTGAGCGTAAAAGGACGGTGTAACAAACGGATGGAGCCGACTCCTTACAGTCGCGGCTCATCCACTCGTTGAGCCGCAAGGCGAAAGGCAAAGTTTTGACAAAGTGCGATCATCAAAACGTTTTCTGCATCAATCAATTTGAGCTCATTCGTAAGTATGAGTGCGCAGATTGCGGCGCGGTGATGATGTGCAATTGTGACAAAGATATAGGCCAGAAATTCTTATCTCATCAGCTTGCGTTTGGCAAGAGGCTTGAAACGCAGGAAGAAGTTCAAGTTACAGAGGGTTTTATTGGTGGCATGTGTAACGAATGCCGAGGACTTCCCGCCACTCCATGCCCGGCAGCCGCCATTATGGGTCGTACCAGCAAGATTAAGCGTTATTACTGGCGTGAATTAGCCTTCCGTGAGTATGCACTATATGAAGAGTTTGGGGGTAGTCCAGAAAATTACATTTATAAATTAGGAGAAAATGAACCTGAAATCATCCGTAAAGCTCGAACTCAAGCATTGGCCGATATAAAGGCGTTGCATGCTACGAATCCCAAGTACCATTACGATGAGGAATCAAACGAATCTTTTATTAACCGAATGGGCGTCCAGGTACGTGATGTCCAAGGTGTATATATTAATGATAATGACCGGAAAGCAAAGATTGCTTATCAGGGCGAGTTACTTACCGTTGAACAATACGCTGAGAAATACTATGAGGGCCTAGGTTATAAAGCTGTTCGTCTGGAAAGCATGCCGTTTCATGCGCTTTTCAGTATTTTTACATGGTTGCTTATTCAAGATCCCAATGATCCTGAGGTACGTATGGCAGGGTTTGGTGAACGGTCTGCTTATGAAGAGGATCGATCAAAAAACCCAATTTGGGTTCCTCTACCTTCTGACTTTGGCACAAGCGGGTATGCAGACCGTAGGAAAAAGGAAATTGAAGCGTATCTATCAGATATCCAAGAGCACTCTCAAGACCTTCTCTGGCTTTTTGACTACTGGACGCCATATAGCGAAGGATTAAGGCAATATTTATGGGCTCACAGGAATGAGCATGTCCAAAAAGCTCGAAAAATCGTCGAAATTTTAGAGCCTCGCACGACATTAGAAATTATCCATTATCTATTGGGTAGTTACTGGAGTAGATATCTAGGATGGCCTGACTTGCTCGCTTATAACAAAGATGCTTATCTCTTTGTCGAAGTAAAGCTATCAAAAGATAAACTATCTGATGAGCAGCGGCATTGGATTGAAGAAAATAAAAAGCGGCTGCATTTGCCATTCGAAATTTTGAAGGTTCATC
The genomic region above belongs to Pseudomonadota bacterium and contains:
- a CDS encoding VRR-NUC domain-containing protein; this translates as MTKCDHQNVFCINQFELIRKYECADCGAVMMCNCDKDIGQKFLSHQLAFGKRLETQEEVQVTEGFIGGMCNECRGLPATPCPAAAIMGRTSKIKRYYWRELAFREYALYEEFGGSPENYIYKLGENEPEIIRKARTQALADIKALHATNPKYHYDEESNESFINRMGVQVRDVQGVYINDNDRKAKIAYQGELLTVEQYAEKYYEGLGYKAVRLESMPFHALFSIFTWLLIQDPNDPEVRMAGFGERSAYEEDRSKNPIWVPLPSDFGTSGYADRRKKEIEAYLSDIQEHSQDLLWLFDYWTPYSEGLRQYLWAHRNEHVQKARKIVEILEPRTTLEIIHYLLGSYWSRYLGWPDLLAYNKDAYLFVEVKLSKDKLSDEQRHWIEENKKRLHLPFEILKVHRVAAQHL
- a CDS encoding potassium channel family protein; the protein is MRIGFADQKLPGKRHISFVELISRSSTWHIVLVGMLLYILPVVVISLSEALFLCAGNPLVYCEEQPAGLLELLYFNFVTIITIGYGDLHPVSWGRLFSVIEGIIGVGVFGLLVAAITTKLLSLRDNSVVFSRYGYYCTDEQRFLLVFVNTTNTYMVNVDMTSYFKLGGDWGVRPPIRTPFITTSVQTFFLDEERLEDIVNLLQEGDVFRFGISGSLGLSTYSVAVQYHADEIVVIPNRKELTQYQGFHSPDFQSVDISQMFHYRPTGSLTLSEYVDRERKRTV